In Amycolatopsis sp. EV170708-02-1, the following are encoded in one genomic region:
- a CDS encoding glutaminase — MDLAALLDRIADDVAPEIGRGSVADYIPALARVEPGRFGMAVAEVDGGVHGVGDWEVPFSIQSMSKVFTLALALSHGDGVWERVGREPSGNPFNSLVQLENEDGIPRNPFINAGALVVTDELAHHGDAAETLLRFLREESGRAAIGIDAEVAASEAGHADRNRALAYFMASYRNMRHPVPAVLDQYVRQCSIAMNCGDVARAAVFLARHGVRNDGTRLLEQSAAKRVNAVMLTCGTYDAAGEFAYRVGLPGKSGVGGGIVAIVPGRCAICVWSPGLDPRGNSVAGVAALDRFTTLTGWSVF, encoded by the coding sequence GTGGACCTCGCAGCGCTGCTGGACCGGATCGCCGACGACGTCGCGCCGGAGATCGGCCGCGGCTCCGTCGCGGACTACATCCCCGCACTGGCCAGGGTCGAACCCGGGCGGTTCGGCATGGCGGTGGCCGAAGTGGACGGTGGGGTGCACGGCGTCGGCGACTGGGAAGTGCCGTTCTCCATCCAGAGCATGTCGAAGGTCTTCACCTTGGCGCTCGCGCTCTCCCACGGCGACGGGGTGTGGGAACGGGTGGGCCGCGAGCCGTCCGGAAACCCGTTCAACTCGCTGGTCCAGCTGGAGAACGAGGACGGAATACCCCGCAATCCCTTCATCAACGCCGGTGCCCTCGTGGTGACCGACGAATTGGCGCACCACGGCGACGCGGCGGAAACGCTGCTCCGGTTCCTCCGGGAGGAAAGCGGGCGCGCGGCCATCGGGATCGACGCCGAGGTCGCCGCGTCCGAGGCCGGGCACGCCGACCGCAACCGCGCGCTCGCGTATTTCATGGCGTCGTACCGGAACATGCGTCATCCGGTGCCCGCCGTCCTCGACCAGTACGTGCGCCAATGCTCGATCGCGATGAACTGCGGCGACGTCGCGCGGGCGGCGGTGTTCCTCGCCCGCCACGGCGTGCGCAACGACGGCACCCGGCTGCTGGAGCAGAGCGCGGCCAAGCGGGTCAACGCCGTGATGCTGACCTGCGGCACTTACGACGCGGCGGGCGAATTCGCCTACCGCGTCGGGCTTCCCGGCAAGAGCGGGGTCGGCGGCGGCATCGTCGCGATCGTCCCCGGCCGGTGCGCGATCTGCGTCTGGAGCCCCGGCCTGGACCCGCGCGGCAACTCCGTCGCGGGTGTCGCGGCGCTGGACCGGTTCACCACCCTGACCGGCTGGTCGGTCTTCTGA
- a CDS encoding amino acid permease, translating into MDSSLLTEKGESYSKALGNRQVQMIAIGGAIGVGLFLGAGGKLQQVGPSLVLSYALCGIAAYFVMRALGELVLHEPSSGSFVTYARKFIGPWAGFASGWMYWVNWAMTGIAEITAVAIYVHKWLPDVPQWITALVALGVLIVVNLLSVKLFGELEFWFSVVKVLAIVVFLVTAAGLVLTSADIGGTTAGVHNLTAHNGFFPAGVGIALMTLQAVIFAYSAIEVVGIAAGETKDARKVLPKAINGVVWRIGVFYVGSVLLLAMLLPWPFYNGGESPFVTVFSRLGIPGIGDVMNAVVLTAALSSCNSGLYSTGRILRALADKGEAPKFVGRMSSRHVPYGGILFTSGAYVLGVVLNYLVPKDAFDIAIAIASLGVITTWATLIFCQLRLRQAALRGELERPSYRMPWAPYSGWATLGFLALVVVLMGFSDGAEKIAFYSIPVLVVVLAVGWRIVGKRQRQEVR; encoded by the coding sequence ATGGATTCCTCGCTGCTCACCGAAAAAGGTGAAAGCTACTCAAAAGCACTGGGCAACCGCCAAGTGCAGATGATCGCCATCGGCGGCGCGATCGGCGTCGGGCTGTTCCTCGGTGCCGGTGGCAAGCTCCAGCAGGTCGGGCCGTCGCTGGTCCTGTCATACGCGCTCTGCGGCATCGCCGCGTACTTCGTGATGCGCGCCCTCGGTGAGCTCGTGCTGCACGAGCCGTCCTCCGGCAGTTTCGTCACCTACGCCCGCAAGTTCATCGGGCCGTGGGCGGGTTTCGCCTCCGGCTGGATGTACTGGGTGAACTGGGCGATGACCGGTATCGCCGAGATCACCGCGGTGGCGATCTACGTGCACAAATGGCTCCCCGACGTGCCGCAGTGGATCACCGCGCTGGTCGCGCTCGGCGTGCTGATCGTGGTGAACCTGCTTTCGGTGAAACTCTTCGGCGAGCTGGAATTCTGGTTCTCGGTGGTCAAGGTGCTGGCCATCGTCGTCTTCCTGGTCACCGCGGCCGGGCTGGTGCTCACCAGCGCCGACATCGGCGGCACCACGGCGGGCGTGCACAACCTGACCGCCCACAACGGCTTCTTCCCGGCCGGTGTCGGCATCGCACTGATGACGCTGCAGGCCGTCATCTTCGCGTACTCGGCGATCGAGGTCGTCGGCATCGCGGCCGGCGAGACCAAGGACGCCCGCAAGGTGCTGCCGAAGGCGATCAACGGTGTGGTCTGGCGGATCGGCGTGTTCTACGTGGGATCCGTGCTGCTGCTGGCGATGCTGCTGCCGTGGCCGTTCTACAACGGCGGCGAGAGCCCGTTCGTCACGGTGTTCAGCCGCCTCGGGATCCCGGGTATCGGCGACGTGATGAACGCGGTCGTGCTCACCGCCGCGTTGTCGAGCTGCAACTCCGGGCTCTATTCGACCGGCCGCATCCTGCGGGCGCTCGCCGACAAGGGCGAGGCGCCGAAGTTCGTCGGCCGGATGAGCAGCCGTCACGTGCCCTATGGCGGCATCCTGTTCACTTCCGGCGCCTACGTGCTGGGCGTGGTGCTCAATTACCTGGTGCCGAAGGACGCTTTCGACATCGCGATCGCCATCGCCTCGCTCGGCGTGATCACCACCTGGGCGACGCTGATCTTCTGCCAGCTGCGGCTGCGCCAGGCGGCGCTGCGCGGGGAGCTCGAACGGCCGTCCTACCGGATGCCGTGGGCGCCCTACAGCGGCTGGGCGACGCTGGGCTTCCTCGCGCTGGTGGTCGTCCTGATGGGCTTCTCCGACGGTGCCGAGAAGATCGCTTTC
- a CDS encoding MBL fold metallo-hydrolase, whose amino-acid sequence MSRPAARSRIQVGRTTVTYLPDGHAWLNPAVFLPSSVPSGWAAHDAFLDERGWFPVSIGSFLIRVGDRAILVDLGLGAVDFALPGAAEFHGGGLLDALAEEGLTPGDVDTVIYTHLHHDHVGWTTNVPPAPDGPGGPVTGLTFPAARHLVSEAEWAHWSGTNDPVGPDPLAVQRPLAEVIGFFGDGDLVAPGVRILATPGHTPGHSSLVVTDPDEADPRRVVVLGDVMHCQVQITESHWTFAFDVDPAEGVATREQLLKEIEDDRTILAGGHFAGQVFGRVLPPAMRRIWAAG is encoded by the coding sequence ATGTCAAGACCCGCTGCCAGGTCCCGGATCCAGGTCGGCCGGACCACCGTCACCTACCTGCCCGACGGCCACGCCTGGCTCAACCCCGCCGTTTTCCTGCCGTCGAGTGTCCCGTCCGGCTGGGCGGCCCACGACGCGTTCCTCGACGAACGCGGCTGGTTCCCGGTCAGCATCGGCTCCTTCCTGATCCGCGTCGGAGACCGGGCGATCCTGGTGGACCTGGGGCTGGGCGCGGTCGACTTCGCCCTGCCCGGTGCAGCCGAGTTCCACGGTGGCGGCCTGCTCGACGCCCTGGCCGAGGAGGGCCTGACACCCGGAGACGTCGACACCGTGATCTACACGCATCTGCACCACGACCACGTCGGCTGGACGACGAACGTCCCGCCCGCACCGGACGGCCCTGGCGGACCGGTGACCGGCCTGACCTTCCCGGCGGCACGGCATCTCGTCAGCGAGGCCGAATGGGCACACTGGTCCGGCACGAACGACCCGGTCGGCCCGGATCCGCTCGCCGTGCAGCGGCCGCTGGCCGAGGTGATCGGTTTCTTCGGTGACGGTGACCTCGTCGCGCCAGGGGTGCGGATACTCGCCACGCCGGGGCATACGCCCGGCCACAGCAGCCTGGTGGTCACCGATCCGGACGAAGCGGATCCCCGCCGCGTCGTCGTGCTCGGCGACGTCATGCACTGCCAGGTGCAGATCACCGAAAGCCACTGGACGTTCGCGTTCGACGTCGACCCGGCGGAGGGCGTCGCCACCCGCGAGCAGCTGCTGAAGGAGATCGAGGACGACCGGACGATCCTCGCGGGCGGGCATTTCGCCGGGCAGGTGTTCGGCCGCGTCCTGCCGCCGGCGATGCGCCGGATCTGGGCCGCCGGATAA
- a CDS encoding helix-turn-helix domain-containing protein, producing MPEPSRRRPRPGTPGQVLAWLPDGRPADVYSAPCPSRQVLDRIADKWTALIVGCLSTGTKRYSELRAAIDGVSEKMLTQTLRGLERDGLVTRTVHPTVPPKVEYTLTELGGTLTAPLAVIRDWAESHINEINDARTRYDGGV from the coding sequence ATGCCGGAGCCATCCCGCCGCCGTCCCCGTCCGGGCACACCGGGCCAGGTGCTGGCCTGGTTGCCGGACGGGCGCCCCGCCGACGTGTACAGCGCGCCGTGTCCCTCACGACAGGTCCTGGATCGCATCGCGGACAAATGGACCGCGCTGATCGTCGGCTGCCTTTCCACCGGGACCAAGCGCTACAGCGAACTGCGCGCCGCGATCGACGGTGTCAGCGAGAAGATGCTCACCCAGACCCTGCGCGGGCTCGAACGCGACGGTCTGGTCACGCGCACCGTGCATCCGACGGTGCCGCCGAAGGTCGAGTACACGTTGACCGAGCTCGGCGGCACTCTCACGGCGCCGCTGGCGGTGATCCGGGACTGGGCCGAATCCCATATCAACGAGATCAACGACGCCAGGACGCGATACGACGGCGGGGTGTAG
- a CDS encoding glutamate--tRNA ligase, with protein MLDRAVIDALFPADLPEPEHWEQRYPARELPEGALVTRFGPSPTGFVHIGGVYVATIDQDVARRSGGRYLVRVEDTDRSREVEGAIEQFERGFAYFGLAADEDIHRGGDYGPYQQSEREQIYLTYVRHLLRTGRAYLDFATKDELAAITARQQATKLPTGYYGSWAIWRDADPADVQAKLDAGDPYVVRFRAPDDTGARARFTDAIRGPLEAEANRNDVVILKSSDQSPRLPTYHFAHAVDDHLMRVNLVIRGDEWISSVPVHQQLFDALGFEPITYAHIAPLMKQEGGSKRKLSKRKDPEASVDFYIESGYPTKAVLYYLRGLANGRLAEMPLDQALAEPINLDECGVAGPLVDLVKLDDISADHIATLSGAEILEEVRGWAERFDPELRTVLDAEPDLALRALAVERDGAENPRKDLKKWSEFRAVYGFFFPQLHAAVASPDDERITALGVDRAVVQAVARDFVENYRQLDDGQEWFQQIRDVAAKHGFAKNAKEFKKNPEGFPGSIREASQIIRIAITGSTRSPDLHSITQALGREETLGRFAGLVAE; from the coding sequence ATGCTGGACCGAGCAGTCATCGACGCCCTCTTCCCCGCCGACCTGCCCGAGCCCGAGCACTGGGAACAGCGTTACCCCGCCCGCGAGCTCCCCGAGGGCGCCCTGGTCACCCGGTTCGGCCCGTCGCCGACCGGGTTCGTCCACATCGGCGGGGTCTACGTCGCCACCATCGACCAGGACGTCGCCCGCCGCAGCGGCGGCCGCTACCTCGTCCGGGTCGAGGACACCGACCGCTCGCGCGAGGTCGAAGGCGCCATCGAGCAGTTCGAGCGCGGGTTCGCCTACTTCGGCCTCGCCGCCGACGAGGACATCCACCGCGGCGGCGACTACGGCCCGTACCAGCAGTCCGAGCGCGAGCAGATCTACCTGACCTACGTCCGCCACCTGCTCCGCACCGGCCGCGCGTACCTCGACTTCGCCACGAAGGACGAGCTGGCGGCGATCACCGCCCGGCAGCAGGCGACGAAGCTGCCGACCGGCTACTACGGCTCGTGGGCCATCTGGCGCGACGCCGACCCCGCCGACGTGCAGGCGAAGCTCGACGCCGGGGATCCGTACGTCGTGCGGTTCCGCGCGCCGGACGACACCGGCGCCCGCGCCCGGTTCACCGACGCCATCCGCGGCCCGCTGGAGGCCGAGGCCAACCGCAACGACGTCGTCATCCTCAAGAGCTCCGATCAGAGCCCCCGGCTGCCGACCTACCACTTCGCGCACGCCGTCGACGATCACCTCATGCGGGTCAACCTGGTGATCCGCGGCGACGAGTGGATCTCGTCGGTGCCGGTGCACCAGCAGCTGTTCGACGCGCTCGGCTTCGAGCCGATCACGTACGCGCACATCGCGCCGCTGATGAAGCAGGAGGGCGGTAGCAAGCGCAAGCTGTCGAAGCGCAAGGACCCGGAAGCGAGCGTCGACTTCTACATCGAGTCCGGCTACCCCACCAAGGCCGTCCTGTACTACCTGCGCGGCCTCGCCAACGGCCGTCTCGCCGAGATGCCCCTCGACCAGGCCTTGGCCGAGCCGATCAACCTCGACGAATGCGGGGTCGCCGGCCCGCTGGTCGACCTGGTCAAACTCGACGACATCTCGGCCGACCACATCGCCACGCTGTCCGGCGCCGAGATCCTCGAAGAGGTCCGGGGCTGGGCGGAGCGGTTCGACCCCGAGCTGCGGACCGTCCTCGACGCCGAGCCGGACCTCGCGCTCCGCGCGCTCGCCGTCGAGCGTGACGGCGCCGAGAACCCGCGCAAGGACCTGAAGAAGTGGAGCGAGTTCCGCGCCGTCTACGGCTTCTTCTTCCCGCAGCTGCACGCGGCCGTCGCGAGCCCCGACGACGAGCGGATCACCGCCCTCGGCGTCGACCGCGCCGTCGTCCAGGCCGTGGCGCGGGACTTCGTCGAGAACTACCGGCAGCTCGACGACGGCCAGGAGTGGTTCCAGCAGATCCGCGATGTGGCGGCGAAGCACGGCTTCGCGAAGAACGCCAAGGAGTTCAAGAAGAACCCCGAAGGCTTCCCGGGTTCCATCCGCGAGGCTTCGCAGATCATCCGGATCGCGATCACGGGCTCGACCCGGAGCCCGGACCTGCACTCGATCACCCAGGCGCTGGGGCGCGAGGAGACGCTGGGCCGGTTCGCCGGTCTCGTTGCCGAGTGA
- a CDS encoding LysR substrate-binding domain-containing protein has product MELRLLRYFVAVAEERHFGRAAARLHMTQPPLSRAIRQLENDLGVVLLLRSAAGVEPTAAGTTLYAEARTLLDQAERARARVVEAAGPATLTVGTLADGAGEASTRLAAAFRRRHPEVSIRFREADFTDPTTGLRAGLADVALTRAPFDETGITVRVLRSDPVGLVLRTGDPLACRATLRLADVADRPWFQLPEGTDPRWREYWNGATPVGERAAGPVVRTVGECLQAVLWNGSAGIAPLGHALPDGLTWVPLADMPPSPLVVAWVTERENPLIRSFARIAVEAHL; this is encoded by the coding sequence ATGGAGCTTCGTCTGTTGCGTTACTTCGTGGCCGTCGCCGAGGAGCGCCACTTCGGCCGGGCCGCCGCGCGGCTGCACATGACCCAGCCGCCGCTGAGCCGGGCGATCCGGCAGCTGGAGAACGATCTGGGCGTCGTCCTGCTGCTGCGGTCGGCCGCCGGCGTCGAGCCCACCGCCGCCGGAACCACCCTGTACGCCGAGGCCCGCACCCTGCTGGACCAGGCCGAACGCGCTCGCGCACGGGTGGTGGAGGCGGCGGGCCCCGCGACACTCACCGTCGGCACCTTGGCCGACGGAGCGGGGGAGGCGAGCACCCGCCTGGCCGCGGCGTTCCGGCGAAGGCACCCCGAGGTCTCGATCCGTTTCCGTGAGGCGGATTTCACCGATCCCACCACCGGCCTGCGCGCCGGGCTGGCCGACGTCGCGCTGACCCGGGCGCCCTTCGACGAAACCGGAATCACCGTGCGGGTGCTGCGTTCGGATCCGGTCGGGCTGGTGCTGCGCACCGGCGATCCGCTCGCCTGCCGTGCGACGCTCCGGCTGGCCGACGTAGCCGATCGGCCGTGGTTCCAGCTGCCGGAGGGAACGGATCCACGGTGGCGCGAGTACTGGAACGGGGCGACCCCCGTCGGCGAGCGGGCGGCCGGGCCGGTGGTGCGCACGGTCGGCGAATGCCTGCAGGCCGTCCTGTGGAACGGCTCGGCAGGTATCGCGCCGCTCGGGCACGCCCTGCCCGACGGGCTCACCTGGGTGCCGCTGGCCGACATGCCCCCGAGCCCGCTGGTCGTCGCGTGGGTGACCGAGCGGGAGAACCCGCTGATCCGCTCGTTCGCGCGGATCGCCGTGGAAGCGCACTTGTAA
- a CDS encoding substrate-binding domain-containing protein, whose protein sequence is MKRLLAVLCCLLLVAACTSGGQKVKLRVLASSELADLGPILEDLRAETGIELEMDFRGTIDAAASLTPGKATHDLAWLSTDRYFQLKHRQSGDKGERPLATKTMVSPVIVGITPAKAAELRRGKPDGKLSWADLADAAAGGGFRFAMADPAKSTSGLTSLVGVATAAAGTGAALRLPDVKCDKLQGFRTGHTLTADTSAAVADRFAERQDVDAIIGYESTLLSLNASGRLKTPLDLVYPRDGIVQSDYPVLLLDPAKREAYDQVVSWLRSPATQKKLMERTLRRPITGEVGLDPRLPSSIGNSLYFPDEQAVVDKLLDDYAASSSRAPGRVIFVLDFSGSMKGPRIAALRATFAGLSGGPGGGFDRFYRGERLTVLRFGGKILGDKEFTIGGPGDLDALRAFIAADEFDGSTAVWAALGEAYAKASAHRGAEPGRGVSIVLMTDGESNTGPGIEEFLRAPRDPGVHTYTIRFGEANPAELERAAVATGGRMVDANTTSLLDAFKEIRGCR, encoded by the coding sequence GTGAAGCGGCTCCTCGCGGTCCTGTGCTGTCTGCTCCTGGTGGCCGCCTGTACGAGCGGCGGGCAGAAGGTGAAACTACGCGTGCTGGCCAGTTCGGAGCTGGCCGATCTCGGGCCCATTCTCGAAGACCTTCGCGCGGAAACGGGAATCGAACTGGAAATGGATTTCCGGGGAACCATCGACGCCGCCGCCTCCCTCACCCCGGGAAAGGCCACGCACGATCTCGCCTGGCTTTCCACCGACCGGTATTTCCAGCTCAAGCACCGGCAGTCGGGGGACAAGGGGGAACGGCCGCTCGCGACCAAGACCATGGTGTCGCCGGTCATCGTCGGGATCACCCCGGCGAAGGCGGCGGAGCTGCGCCGCGGCAAACCGGACGGGAAGCTCTCGTGGGCGGATCTGGCGGACGCGGCGGCGGGCGGTGGCTTCCGGTTCGCGATGGCGGATCCGGCCAAGTCGACCAGCGGGCTCACCTCCCTCGTCGGGGTGGCGACGGCCGCCGCGGGCACGGGCGCGGCGCTGCGTCTCCCGGACGTGAAATGCGACAAGCTGCAGGGCTTCCGCACCGGGCACACGCTGACGGCGGACACCTCGGCCGCCGTGGCCGATCGGTTCGCCGAGCGCCAGGACGTGGACGCGATCATCGGCTACGAGTCCACCTTGCTCTCCCTGAACGCGAGCGGCAGGCTCAAGACCCCGTTGGACCTGGTGTACCCGCGCGACGGCATCGTCCAGTCCGACTATCCGGTCCTGCTGCTCGACCCGGCCAAGCGGGAGGCGTACGACCAGGTCGTGTCCTGGCTCAGAAGCCCGGCCACGCAGAAGAAGCTGATGGAGCGGACCCTGCGCCGTCCGATCACCGGCGAGGTGGGGCTCGATCCGCGGCTGCCGTCCTCGATCGGGAACTCGCTGTACTTCCCGGACGAACAGGCCGTCGTGGACAAACTCCTCGACGACTACGCGGCCTCTTCCTCCCGCGCGCCGGGCCGCGTGATCTTCGTGCTGGACTTCTCCGGTTCGATGAAGGGGCCTCGCATCGCCGCGCTCCGGGCGACCTTCGCCGGGCTGAGCGGCGGTCCGGGCGGAGGGTTCGACCGCTTCTACCGCGGCGAGCGGCTCACGGTCCTCCGGTTCGGCGGGAAGATACTGGGGGACAAGGAGTTCACCATCGGCGGACCCGGTGATCTCGACGCGCTGCGGGCCTTCATCGCGGCCGACGAGTTCGACGGCAGCACCGCGGTCTGGGCCGCGCTCGGCGAGGCGTACGCGAAGGCGAGCGCCCATCGTGGCGCCGAGCCCGGCAGAGGCGTCTCGATCGTGCTGATGACCGACGGGGAGAGCAACACCGGCCCCGGTATCGAAGAATTCCTGCGCGCGCCAAGGGATCCGGGCGTGCACACGTACACCATCCGGTTCGGCGAGGCGAACCCCGCCGAACTGGAGCGCGCGGCCGTGGCCACCGGTGGCCGGATGGTCGACGCGAACACGACATCCCTGCTCGACGCCTTCAAGGAGATCCGTGGCTGCCGATAA